GGCCGCGACGATGGTGATGGGCAGCTGGTACGTGGCCACGCTCGTCGCCCAGCAGAAGTCCGGCGACGCGCAGGCGTTCCAGTGGGGCTTCGCGCCGGCGCCGCAGCGCGACGAGAGCACCAAGGACAAGCCGGTCACCTTCGGCGACCCCACCGGCATGGGCATCAACGCCGGGATCGACGAGGGCAAGGTCGCGGCGGCCAAGAAGTTCCTGGCGTTCGCCGCGGGCGAGGGCGGCGCCGCGGCACTGGCCTCCATCGGCATCACGCCCGCGACGCTGTCGGACTCGGTGACGAAGGCGTACTTCGAGGTGCCGGGCGTGCCGACCGACGAGCTGTCCCGCTTCGCGTTCGAGAACCACGAGACCAAGGCGGAGAACCCCGTCTCCCCGATGACGGCCGCGCTGCAGAACATCCTGCTCGAAACCCACTCCGCGATCATGTCCGGCAGCACGCCGGTGGACGAGGCCCTCCAGCAGGCCGGGACCCGGGCGCGCGAGGAGGTCATCGAGGCGCAGTGATCCGCACCGCGGGTCCGGCCGGGAGGGCCGGACCCGCGCCGGTCCCCACGAACCCCACCTACGCAGGAGCACAACACCGATGAGCACCACGACGGTCGGCGACCCACCCGCGAGCGCGGTCCGCGCGAAGCGGTGGCACAAGGCGCGCCGGTCGCTGGAGGGCGTGTCCTTCATCCTGCCGAACTTCCTCGGGTTCGGCCTGCTGACCCTGGGCCCGGTCGTCGCGCTGTTCTACATCTCGTTCACCAACTGGAACGTGTTCGGCACGGCCAAGTGGATCGGCCTGGACAACTTCACCCGCCTGCTGGCCGACAAGAGCTTCCACCGGGCGCTGCTCAACACCCTGTACTACTCGGCGCTGCACATCCCGCTCACGCTGGTGCTGTCGCTGGGCCTGGCCCTGCTGCTCAACCGCGAGCTGCGCGGCGTGGCCTTCTTCCGCACCGCCGCGTTCTTCCCCTACATCACCTCGATCGTGGCCATCGCGATCGCGTGGAACCTGCTGTTCAGCAAGGACGCCGGTCCGCTGAACCAGATCCTCGGCCTGTTCGGGGTGGACGACCCGCCCGGCTGGACCGCGTCGTCGGACTGGGCCATGCCCGCGGTGATCATCGTCGGCGTGTGGCGGGAGATGGGCTACTACATGCTGCTGTTCCTGGCCGGGCTGCAGACCGTGCCGCCCGAGCTGCACGAGGCCGCGCGCATCGACGGCGCCACCGCCTGGCAGCGCTTCCGCAACGTGACCCTGCCGTGCCTGCGCCCCACCACGTTCTTCGTCACCGTGATGCTCACCATCGGCAGCTTCAAGGTGTTCGACCTGATCCTGGTGATGACCAACGGCGGGCCCGGCCAGTCCACGCTGGTGCTGTCGCAGTACATCTACCAGAAGGGCCTGGTGGAGAACCGGTTCGGCTACGCCTCCGCGATCTCCGTCGTGCTGTTCGCGCTCTGCATGCTGGTCACCGTCGTGCAGTTCGCCGTCAACCGCAGGAGGGCCGCATGACCGCGCTGGACGACCACCGCGTCGGCAGGGGTTCGTTCCCGGTCGGCAAGGTGCTGGGCTACGCGGCGCTCGTCGTGGCGGCGGCCGCGTTGCTGCTGCCGTTCTTCTGGATGGTCTCCTCGTCGCTGAAGACCTCCAACACCGTCTTCACCAACCCGGTCACGTGGTTGCCGGACGTGCCGCGGTGGCGCAACTACCTGGAGATCTGGCGCGTCTCCGACATGCTGGTGTGGTTGAGGAACACCGTCGTGCTGTCGGTCGTGGTCACGTTCCTGCAGCTGTTCACCGGCAGCTTCGCCGCCTACGGGTTCGCCAAGGCCCGCTTCCCCGGCCGCAACCTGCTGTTCGTGCTCTACATCGGCACGATCGCCGTGCCGTGGCAGGCGTACATGATCCCGCAGTTCATCTTCATGTCCGAGATCGGCCTGACCGACACGCTCTGGTCGATCATCGCGCTCCAGGCGTTCGGCGCCTTCGGCGTGTTCCTGATGCGCCAGTACTACGCCACGATCCCCGACGAGCTGTGCGAGGCCGCCCGCGTGGACGGCCTGAGCGAGTACGGCATCTACTTCCGGATCGTGCTGCCGCTGTCGGTGCCGGCGCTGGCCAGCCTGGCGCTGCTGACGCTCGTGACGACGTGGAACGACTACCTCGGGCCGCTGATCTACCTGCGCGACCCCGACCTGTGGACGATCCAGCTCGGCCTCAAGACGTTCGTCAGCGAGTACAGCGCCGAGCACGCGTTGATCATGACCGGGTCGGTGCTGTCCGTGCTGCCCGTCGCGATCGTGTTCCTGCTCGGCCAGAAGTACTTCGTCCAGGGCATCGCCACCAGCGGCATGAAGGGTTGAGCACCGTGAAGCACGAGACCTACGACCGGGTGTTCGGCACCGCCTACACCCTGCTGGCCACCAGCGCGCTCGTCGTGGGCGCGACCGCGCCGCTGCTGGCCGTCCTGCTGCTCACCCCCGTGACGACGACCTGGCCGCTGCTGCTGCCGACCGCCCCGCTGCTGGGTCCGGCCGTCGCCGCCGCCCACGCGGTGTTCACCGCCGCCGCGCGGGACGGCGGCGCGCCCGTCGTGCGCGGCTACCTGCGCGCCTGGCGGCAGCACGCCCGCCGCGCCCTGGCGGTGTCCGGCGCCGCGACCGCGCTGCTGCTCGTCGTGGCGGTCGACATCCGCGCCGCCTGGGGCACGTCGGTCGGCGCCGTCGCCATCCCCGTCCTGGCCGTCCTCGCCGCGCTCACCACCGTGACGGCCCTGGTCGCGCTCACCGCCGTGGTCGAGCGCCCCGACCTGCCGGTCCGCCGGCTCCTGCCCGCCTGCCTGGCCCTGGCCGTGCGCGCGCCGCACTTCACCGCCACGTCGCTGGTCGCGTTGTGGGTGCTGGCAGCCGCCGTGACCGCCGCGCCCGTCCTGGCGGTCGCCCTGCTCACCGGCCCGGCGCTGTACGTGGTCTGGGTGGGCAGCCGCGCGACCCTGCAGCCCGTCCGCACCACGCCCTAGCCCACGCGCCGTCCCCGTCACCCGTCCCGAGGGAGAAACCTGTGTCCGCGGAAGCCGACCGCGCCGTGCCCGTCACCACCGACGTCCTGGACGCGGCCTGGACCGCCGCCGTGGCGACGGTGCGCGGCAACCTCGCCGACTTCGCCGCCTGGTACCCCGACGACACCACCACCGCGGGTGTCTACCGGCCGCGCACCGCCCGTGACGGCCGGCCGGAGGGCTCCAACGTCGGGTGGACCACCGGCTTCTGGCCGGGGATGCTCTGGCTGACCTGGGAGGGCACCCGCGACGACGACGTGCTGGGCGCCGCCCGCGACCAGGTCGACGCCTTCGCCGACCGCGTCGCCGACGGCGTCGACCTCGACACCCACGACCTGGGCTTCCTCTACACGCTCTCGTGCGTGACGCCGGCGCGGCTGTTCGACCACCCGCGCGCCCGCCGCGCCGCCCTGGACGCCGCCGACCACCTGATGACCCGGTTCCTGGAACCGGCGGGCATCGTGCAGGCGTGGGGCGACCTCACCGACCCGCTGCAACGCGGTCGCACGATCATCGACAGCCTGATGAACATGCCGCTGCTGTACTGGGCGGCCGAGACCACCGGTTCCGCGCGCTACGCCGAGGCCGCCGTCCGGCACACCGAACAGCTCGAACGCCACATCATCCGCCCGGACGGCACCACGTTCCACACCTACTACTGGGACGCCGACAGCGGCGAACCGCTCAAGGGCACCACCGAGCAGGGCCACGAGGACGGCTCGTGCTGGGCCCGCGGGCAGGCGTGGGGCGTCTACGGCTTCGCCCTGGCCCACCGCCACACCGGACGACGCGCGTTCCTCGACGCCGCCCGGCGGTGCGCCGACCGCTTCCTGACCCGACTGCCCGAGGACCGGGTCGCCTACTGGGACCTGGTCTTCACCGACGGCAGCGACCAGGAACGCGACTCCTCGGCCGCCGCCATCGCCGTCTGCGCGCTCGACGAGCTGGCCGACCAGCTCGGCGGCGACACCGCCGCGCCGCGCTACCGCGCCGAGGGCGACGCCATCCTGGCCAGCCTGGCGACCGGCTACTCCACCGCGCACGACGGCACGTCCAACGCCCTGCTGCTGCACGGCGTCTACGACAAGCCCAAGAACGTCGGCGTGGACGAGGGCAACCTGTGGGGCGACTACTTCTACCTGGAGGCGCTGCTCCGCCGACGTCGGCCCGACTGGCGGAGCCCCTGGTGACCGCCCCTCGGGTGACCCTGGTGTCGGACACGGAGTTGGACGCGTCCGCGTTGTTCTTCGTGTCCTACGACGGCGTGGTGAACAACAACTTCTTCCAGCAGGACGCGCTGCTCACCCACGCCGGGCTCCAGTACGCCACCTGGTACACCGCCAGTCGGCACGCCGTCGTGGCCCGCCGACCGCTCGACGGGCCGTGGGAGCACGTCCCGCTGCCCCACCGCCTGCGGGCCGACGACTCCCACAACGTGATCTCGCTGGGAATCTCGCCGACCGACGGCGCCCTGCACGTCGCCATGGACACCCACGACAACCGGATCTTCTACACCCGGTCCGCGCCGGACGTGGCGACGCGGCCGTGGACGCCCTCGGTCTTCGGGGAGGTGCGGCGCACCCTGGGCGGGCTCGACCTCGGCGACATCACCTACCCGCAGTTCCTCGTCACGCCCGAGGGGGCGTTGCAGCTCAGCTACCGCACCGGCCGCTCGGGTGACGGCGTCAACGAACTCGCCGAGCACACCGGCGGCCGGTGGCACGCGCTCGGCGCGTGGTCCTCCGCCACCGGCGACTACCGCGCGCCCAACGGGGCGGTGTCCACCACCCGCAACATGTACCTGCACGGCCTGGTCTACGACCGGCGCGGACGCCTGCACACCGCGTTCACCTGGCGCGAGGGCGACGCCGCCGTGCTGCGCGACCGCGGCGGCCTCGCCAACCACGACACCGGCTACCTCTACAGCGACGACCGGGGCCGCACCTGGCACGACGACACCGGCGCGACCTCGGGGACCACCGGGGGCGAGCCGGTGGGCGTGTCCTCCCCCGGGATCGTCGTCGACCCGCTCGGGCCGGACCACGGGTTGATGAACCAGGAGAGCCTGGCCGTCGACTCCACCGGCGCGCCGCACGTGCTGATCAGCTACGTCCCCGACCACCGCGTCACGGACTACCCGCGCGACCGCGCGCGGCACGGCCGGGTGTTCCACCTCCGGCGCGGCCCGGGCGGCTGGATCAAGCAGCAGGTCCCGGTCCCGCCCGGCAGCACTCAGCGCACCAAGCTGGTCCTCGACCACGCCGACAACGCCCACCTCGTCATGCCGAGGGGCCGGATCGTCACGGCGAGCCGGGCCGCCGGGTGGACCGACTGGACGACCGCCTTCGACCCCGCGCCGCTGCGCGCGTTCGGGGAGGTCAACGTCGACACCTCGCGCGTCGCCGTGGACGGCGTCCTGTCGGTGCAGTACCAGCGGACCTCCACCGGCGCCACGCCGTCACCGATCCGGGTGGCCGACTTCCGCCTCGGCTGACCTCCGGCTCGGCCGGCCGCCCTCACCCGTCGTGCGCGCCCCCGCCCAACGTCTGCCACACCGCCACCACCGAGCCGCCGAACGCGCACCCGGTGCCCAGCACCACCAGCGCCGACACGCCCAGCAGCCAGCCGAGCAGCAGCAGGGCGAGGCCGGTGACGGCCAGCGCCATCCACTGCCACACCGGTCGCCGCACCGGTGACAGCGTGCTCAGCGCCACGGCCAGCGCCGGGTCGGTGGCGGTCAGCTCGCGCTCGATCTCGTCCAGGAGTCGCTGCTCGTCGTGGCCCGCTGCCGCTCCCATGCTCGGACACCTCCCGTGCGCCGTCGTGTCACCGGGACCGCACGGCGTCCGCCGCGTTCCGGTCGTCCGGCTCCGGGTTCCCGCCGGCCGCGGTCGGGAACCTCCTCCGAACACCGCGGGGAGCCGCGTTCGGGTGATGCCGCCGGGGACACGCCGGCCGCCTGGGTCGAGGTCGACGAGCTGGAGAACGAGGCCGACCAGGTCTACCGGCGGCTGCTCTCCGAGCTGTTCAACGGCCGGCGCGACGCCCTTGAGGTGATGAAGCTCAAGGACGTCGTGCACTCGATCGCGGTGAAGGAATCCTCATGCTCACCGCCGGGCTGGTGCTCGCCCTCGCCTTCGACTTCACCAACGGCTTCCACGACGCGGCCAACCCCATCGCCGGCGCGGTGTCCACGCGTGCGCTCACGCTGCGCGCCGCGCTGGCCGGGGCCGTGCTGGCCTCGGTCACCACGGTGCACTGGGCGGGCGTGCTGGAGAAGGTCGTCCTGCCGATGGTGATCTCGCCGGTCGTCGGCCTGCTGCTCCGTGCCGTTCCGGGTGATCGTGGCCTGCGCGCCGGCGCTGGCGGCGGGCACCTGCTCGGGCGGGCTGCGGTTCATGCGCACGCTGGGCAGGCGGATCTTCCACCCGACCCCGCCGCACGGCTTCGCCGCCGAGCTGTCCGCGTCCTCGGTGCTGCACCTGACCGTGTTCGCGTTCCACGCGCCGATCTTCACCACGCACGTGATCACGTCGGCCGTGATGGGCGTCGGCGCGACCACCCGCCGCTCCGCGGTGCGCTGGTCGGTGGCCGCCGACATCGCCAAGGGCTGGGTGCTGACCCTGCCCGGCTCGGCCGCCGTCGCCGCCGCCACCTGCGGCGTGGTGGCGCTGCTCTGAGGGAAGACCGGCCGTGGTGGCGTGCTGCCCACCACGGCCGGTCACCCGATTACGGCGCCCAGGGCGCGGCCAGCGCCCAACTGCTGTCGGCGGTGAGGGTCTGCGGCCGGTTGAAGCCCGCATCACCGCCCGACGAGATGAAGACCTGCGACTCGTAGTGCCGCAGGAACCACCCCGGCTGGTTGATCGACTCGAACGTCACGCCGGCGCCGCCGACACCCGGCCGCGCGCAGAACGTGGCATCGGCCCGGAACAGCGCCGAGCCGTCGTCGGGCGAGTTGCGCACCCGGCTGTCGGCGTGCCGCAGGAACTGGCCCGGGAAGTTGACCGACTCGAACGAGTAGCAGGACGAGTCGGCCAGACCGCGCCGGACCGTGTAGGTGGCGTCGGCCTTGAGCAACGCGCTGCTGCCGCTGCTCACCACTTCCGTGTAGGCCAGGCTGCCGGCGTGCCGCAGGTACTTGTCGGTGTGGCCCCACGTCGTGACCCGCAACGACTGGCGCACGTTCGTGGCCAGCAGCACGGAGCTGCGCCACAGCGCCGGGTCGGCCGCGTTCCAGGTGGCGTCGGCGGCGAAGCCGGTCGCCGAGTCCCAGGGGTTCGGTCCGCCGCTGCGGGCCAGGTAGGCGTTCTCGGCGTAGTGGCGCAGGTAGGCGCCCGGGAAGTTCAGCGACTCGAACGACGTGCCGCCCGCCGCCAGGCCCGGCCGCGCGCACCAGGTGGCGTCCGCGGCGAACGAGCCGCCGGTGTTCGCGTCCAGCCGCACCCGGCTGTCGGCGTGCCGCAGGTAGCGGCCCGGCTGGTTGACCGACTCGAACGAGTGGCAGCGCGCGTCGGCCAGCCCGGTGACGGTCCGGAACGACGCGTCCTGCCGGGCGCCGTCCGCGCTCCCGGCGCCGATCACGTCGGTGCGGCCGGCGGAGTTGGCGTGCCGCAGGTACCGGTCGGTGTAGCCGGGCGTGGTCACCCGGAACGACCGGACGTGCCCGGGGGTGAGGCGCACCGGCGAGTTCAGGTTGCGCGAGGCGTTGATCAGCCCGGCGTGCGCGGCGCGGACCTGGTTGGTGTCCACCTTCTGCACGCGCCGGTCGTAGGTGAACAGGCCGTTGTACTCGCCCTCGACGTCGGTGATCTCCGTGTAGATGTACGCGGAGACGCCCTTGGTGGTCATCAACTGCTGCACGTCGCGGACCATGCCGGTGTAGCGGTCGTTGAGCTGCGCGGTGCTGAAGACCTGCTCGTAGGCGAAGAACTGGCCGTTGGGGCTGTACTCGTGACCGGGGTTGCGCAGCCCGATCCCGCCGAACTCGCCCAGCACGGAGAACCGCGACGCCGAGGGCCGCGGCGCGTCGGGCCCGGTGTAGACGTGCCAGTCGATCATGTCGCCGGTCCCGGGGTCGCCCTTGGAGGCGCAGCAGTTGTAGCCGCTGTGCGCGTTCATCAACCGGGTCGGGTCGTGGTTCTCCAGGCTCGTGGTGACGCGCTGGGTCTCGGCGAGGTTCCACTCGCCCCAGCCCTCGTTGAACGGCACGTAGGCGATCACGGCCGGGGAGAACCGGTGCTCGTCGACGATCTCGCGGGCCTCGGTCTCGAACTGGGCGATCTGCGCCGGCGTCCGGTTGGCGTCGAACGCCTGCGTGGACGGGACGTCCTGCCACACCAGCAGGCCGAGCCGGTCGGCGTGGTAGTACCAGCGGGCCGGTTCCACCTTGATGTGCTTGCGGACCATGTTGAAGCCGAGGTCCTTGTGCTTCTGCAGGTCGAACGCCAGCGCCGCGTCGGTCGGCGCGGTGTAGAGGCCGTCCGGCCAGAAGCCCTGGTCCAGCGTGCCGACCTGGAACACGAACTCGCCGTTCAGGGTCGGCCGCAGGACGCCGTCGACCACCTTCTTGCCCACCTCGCGCATGCCGAAGTAGTTCACCACCTGGTCGACGGCGCCGCCGGAGGCGTTGCGCAGCGACACGCGCAGGTTGTACAGGTACGGGTCGTCGGGCGACCACCGCCGGGCGTTGGGCACCGGCACCGAGAACTCGGTGAACCCGCCGCTGGCGCTGCCCACGACGGTGGAGCCGGCCATCGCCTCGGCCAGCACGGTGTGGCCGGTGACGTCGCCGCGGGTGAAGACCCGGACCCGGGCGGTGTTGTTCGCCAGGTTCGGGTGGACGTCCACGGAGTAGATCGAGGACGCCGCCGTCGGCTCCAGCCAGACGGTCTGCCAGATGCCCGACGACGGCGTGTAGAAGATGCCGCTCGCGTTGTTGGTCTGCTTGCCGATCGGCTGCTTCTCGCCCCGGCCGTCGGTCGGGTCGTACACGCGCACCACGATCTCGTTCGTGCCGCCGTTGAGCTGCGGCGTGATGTCGACCTCGAACCGGTCGTAGCCACCCTTGTGCGTGGTGACCTGGGCGCCGTTGACCCAGACCGTGGCCTCGTAGTCGACCGCGCCGAAGTGCAGCTGCACGCGCCGCCCGGCCCAGGACTGCGGGACGGTGAACGTGCGGCGGTAGAACATCAGGTCGCGGTTGTCGTTGCGCATGATGCCGGACAGCGCCGACTCGATCGGGTAAGGCACCAGGACGCGCTCGGGCAGGGTCTGGCCGAGCGGCGGCGCCGCGTACCGGTTGACGTTGCCCGCGCCGTCGGTGGCGGGGTTGAGGAACTGCCACTCGCCGTTGAGCGACTGCCAGTCCGGACGGGTCATCTGCGGGCGGGGGTACTCCGGCAGGGGGTTGGTGGTGGACACCTGGCCGGTCCACGGCGTGGACAGCGGCGGCGTCTTCGGCACGACGGCGGCCGAGGCGGGCGCGACGGCGGCGAGACCGCCGAGCACGGCCAGCACGGCCGCCACGGGGGCGACGAATCGGTGCATCGGACTCCTTCGGGAGGGAGGGGAGGTCGGGCGGCGGAGGGTCAGCCGAACACCCGGAGCTCGTAGACGCGCGCGGCGGCGTCGGCCCCGTTCGTGGCGGTGGTCACGTCCAGTCGCGCGTACCGGCCGGACACGCCGGTGACCGGGTGCGCGCTGGTGGCCGCGGTGTTGTCGGCGACCTGGACGACCCGCCGCCAGGTCACGCCGTCGTCCGACACCGACAGGGTGAACGCCCTGGTGTTGAACGCGGCCTGCTCGCCACCCGCTTGGGCGTGGGCGACCTCGAACCGGCTGATCGACCTGGTCGCGCCGAGGTCGACGCGCAGCCACGGACCGGCCGCGCTGGAGCAGAACTTGTCGGAGTTGCCGCCGTTCACCGTGCCGTTGACCGCCTTCTCGGGGCCCTCGGTCGGCGAGCAGGGCGTCGAGCCGGTGGCAGGCCGCCCCTGCGCCAGGTTGGTCCCGCCCGCGGTGGCCGGTTGGACGGACAGGTCGTCGAACGCCGCGGCGGCGTTGTACACCCGCACGCCGTTCGCGCCGCTGCTGTGGGCGGCGTCGGTGACGCTGATCCTGGGCGTGGCCATGTCGTCCACGAACACCTTGATCGACGTGCCCACGGCGGTGACCCGCATCCGGTGCGCGACGCCAGGGGTGACGGTCAGCGGCGCGGAGCCCAGCTGGGTCCAGGAGTTGTCCGCCCGGCCGAGGACCACCCGCCCGGCGGGGCTGATGCCCGCGTAGTAGCCGGCGTAGCTGTCGGCGCCGACCGCCGGCCTGGTGGCGCGGAAGACCAGGCCCGCGTCACCGCCGCCGGACGTGACCGTGACGGCGGTGTCCTGGGTGAAGTCGGCGAAGTTGGTGTCCAGCAGCGCCTTGCCGCCGGCCGACGAGCCCGTGCGGTACTGCCCGCCGGTGGCCGTCCACGTGCCGCCGTAGGTCTTCCAGCCCAGGGCGTTGTCGTCGGAGAAGTCGTCCTGGACCCGCATGGCGACCCGGCGGATCGTGCCGTCGGCGTTGAAGTGCATGCGGTCGTAGGCGAGCTGGCGGTGGTTGCCGTCGGTCTCGCTCAGCGGCCGGCGGTGGTAGACGACGTACCAGGTGTCGGTGCCCGGCACGTTGATCACCGAGTTGTGCCCCGAGCCGCGCGCCACCGCCGGGTCCTGCGCGAGCACCTTGTCGAGCTTGGCGAACGGCCCGGTCGGCGAGTCGGAGATCGCGTAGGACACCGAGTAGTCCGGGCCGGTCCAGCCGCCCTCGGACCACATCAGGTAGTACCTGCCGTTCCGCTTGAACATCTGCGGGCCCTCGACGTAGCCCGACGGCGTGATCTCCTTGTAGGTGCTGCCGTCCGGGAACGTGCCGATGCTCGTCATGTCGGCGTTGAGCTTGACCACGTTGGCGTGGCTGTGGCCGCCGTAGTACATGTACGCCTGACCGTCGTCGTCGATGAAGACGTCCTGGTCGATGGGCTGCGCGCCGTTGTGGAACTGCGAGACGAGCGGGCGGCCGATGGCGTCGCGGTACGGGCCCTCGGGCCGGTCGGCGACGGCCACGCCGATGCCGCCGAGCTGCGAGTTGTCCTGGATGTCGTTGGCGGCGAAGTACAGGTAGTACTTGCCGTTGCGGGTGATGGGGGCGGGCGCCCACACCGCGTACTTCGCCCACGAGACGTTCGCCACGGTGAGCACGTTGGGGTGCTTGGTCCAGCGCACCAGGTCGGTGGAGGAGAACGCGTCGAGGTAGGTCTGCTCGGCGTAGGTCTTCGAGGTGGTCGGGAACACCCAGTACCGGTCGCCGTACACCGCGACGTCCGGGTCTGCGTACCACCCGTCGGTGAACGGGTTGCCGGCCACAGCGGTCGGCAGGTCGGGCGCCGCGGCCGCCACCGCGGGGGGTGGCGGCGCGGCGACGAGCAGCCCGGCGAGGACTGCGCCGGTGAACCAGGGCAGGGAAGCGGTCGACATCGGCAGCTCCAGGTTCTGGTAGCAGGGGACTATCTGTCTGGCGCCTTGGCCAGCGAGCGCTGGAGCACGACCACCACCAGCAGGAACGCGCCGCTGACCACGGACTGGTAGTTGCTGTCCAGCGTGCCGATCTGGTTGATCACGTTCTGGATCACGGTCCGCAGCGCCACGCCGATGACCGTGCCCAGCACGGTGCCGAGGCCGCCGGTCAGCAGGGTGCCGCCGATGACGACCGCGGCGATGGCGTCCAGCTCCAGGCCGACGCCGATGACGGTCACCCCCGACTGGAGGTAGGCCGCCGTCATCGCGCCCGCGAGGCCGGACAGCAAGCCCGACATCACATACACGAGGACCTTGGTCCGGGCCACCGGCAGGCCCATCAGCAGCGCGGAGTGCTCCGCGCCGCCGACCGCGAACACCGACTGGCCGAACGCGGTGCGGCGCAGCAGCACGCCGCCCGCGACGGCCAGGGCCAGCGCGACGAACACCGGGTAGCCGAAGCCGAACAGCGTGCCCCGGCCCAGTTCGAGGAACGCCGAGCCGTCGGCGATCCGGTAGGTGGTGGCGCCCTCGGAGGTGATCGCCAGCAGCAGGCCCCGGGCGAACAGCAGGGTGGCCAGGGTGACGATGAACGGCGCCATCCCGGTCCGCGCCACCAGCACCCCGTTGAGCAGGCCGATCAGCCCGCACACCACCAGCGGCAGCAGCAGGGCGGCGAGGAAGCCCCACTGCGACCCGTACGCGGCCAGCACGCCGCCCAGCGCGTAGACCGAGCCCACCGACAGGTCGATGCCGCCGGTGATGATGACGAACGTCATCCCGAGGGCCACGACCGCCAGGAACGAGCTCTGCAACGCGATGTCGCGCACGTTGTCGAGGCTGCCGAACCGGGGGAACGACAGCCACGCCACGACCACCATCAGCACCAGCG
This genomic window from Saccharothrix sp. HUAS TT1 contains:
- a CDS encoding carbohydrate ABC transporter permease, encoding MSTTTVGDPPASAVRAKRWHKARRSLEGVSFILPNFLGFGLLTLGPVVALFYISFTNWNVFGTAKWIGLDNFTRLLADKSFHRALLNTLYYSALHIPLTLVLSLGLALLLNRELRGVAFFRTAAFFPYITSIVAIAIAWNLLFSKDAGPLNQILGLFGVDDPPGWTASSDWAMPAVIIVGVWREMGYYMLLFLAGLQTVPPELHEAARIDGATAWQRFRNVTLPCLRPTTFFVTVMLTIGSFKVFDLILVMTNGGPGQSTLVLSQYIYQKGLVENRFGYASAISVVLFALCMLVTVVQFAVNRRRAA
- a CDS encoding carbohydrate ABC transporter permease, whose amino-acid sequence is MTALDDHRVGRGSFPVGKVLGYAALVVAAAALLLPFFWMVSSSLKTSNTVFTNPVTWLPDVPRWRNYLEIWRVSDMLVWLRNTVVLSVVVTFLQLFTGSFAAYGFAKARFPGRNLLFVLYIGTIAVPWQAYMIPQFIFMSEIGLTDTLWSIIALQAFGAFGVFLMRQYYATIPDELCEAARVDGLSEYGIYFRIVLPLSVPALASLALLTLVTTWNDYLGPLIYLRDPDLWTIQLGLKTFVSEYSAEHALIMTGSVLSVLPVAIVFLLGQKYFVQGIATSGMKG
- a CDS encoding glycoside hydrolase family 88 protein, with protein sequence MSAEADRAVPVTTDVLDAAWTAAVATVRGNLADFAAWYPDDTTTAGVYRPRTARDGRPEGSNVGWTTGFWPGMLWLTWEGTRDDDVLGAARDQVDAFADRVADGVDLDTHDLGFLYTLSCVTPARLFDHPRARRAALDAADHLMTRFLEPAGIVQAWGDLTDPLQRGRTIIDSLMNMPLLYWAAETTGSARYAEAAVRHTEQLERHIIRPDGTTFHTYYWDADSGEPLKGTTEQGHEDGSCWARGQAWGVYGFALAHRHTGRRAFLDAARRCADRFLTRLPEDRVAYWDLVFTDGSDQERDSSAAAIAVCALDELADQLGGDTAAPRYRAEGDAILASLATGYSTAHDGTSNALLLHGVYDKPKNVGVDEGNLWGDYFYLEALLRRRRPDWRSPW
- a CDS encoding BNR repeat-containing protein is translated as MTAPRVTLVSDTELDASALFFVSYDGVVNNNFFQQDALLTHAGLQYATWYTASRHAVVARRPLDGPWEHVPLPHRLRADDSHNVISLGISPTDGALHVAMDTHDNRIFYTRSAPDVATRPWTPSVFGEVRRTLGGLDLGDITYPQFLVTPEGALQLSYRTGRSGDGVNELAEHTGGRWHALGAWSSATGDYRAPNGAVSTTRNMYLHGLVYDRRGRLHTAFTWREGDAAVLRDRGGLANHDTGYLYSDDRGRTWHDDTGATSGTTGGEPVGVSSPGIVVDPLGPDHGLMNQESLAVDSTGAPHVLISYVPDHRVTDYPRDRARHGRVFHLRRGPGGWIKQQVPVPPGSTQRTKLVLDHADNAHLVMPRGRIVTASRAAGWTDWTTAFDPAPLRAFGEVNVDTSRVAVDGVLSVQYQRTSTGATPSPIRVADFRLG
- a CDS encoding DUF3040 domain-containing protein, encoding MGAAAGHDEQRLLDEIERELTATDPALAVALSTLSPVRRPVWQWMALAVTGLALLLLGWLLGVSALVVLGTGCAFGGSVVAVWQTLGGGAHDG
- a CDS encoding anion permease, whose product is MPFRVIVACAPALAAGTCSGGLRFMRTLGRRIFHPTPPHGFAAELSASSVLHLTVFAFHAPIFTTHVITSAVMGVGATTRRSAVRWSVAADIAKGWVLTLPGSAAVAAATCGVVALL
- a CDS encoding AbfB domain-containing protein, giving the protein MHRFVAPVAAVLAVLGGLAAVAPASAAVVPKTPPLSTPWTGQVSTTNPLPEYPRPQMTRPDWQSLNGEWQFLNPATDGAGNVNRYAAPPLGQTLPERVLVPYPIESALSGIMRNDNRDLMFYRRTFTVPQSWAGRRVQLHFGAVDYEATVWVNGAQVTTHKGGYDRFEVDITPQLNGGTNEIVVRVYDPTDGRGEKQPIGKQTNNASGIFYTPSSGIWQTVWLEPTAASSIYSVDVHPNLANNTARVRVFTRGDVTGHTVLAEAMAGSTVVGSASGGFTEFSVPVPNARRWSPDDPYLYNLRVSLRNASGGAVDQVVNYFGMREVGKKVVDGVLRPTLNGEFVFQVGTLDQGFWPDGLYTAPTDAALAFDLQKHKDLGFNMVRKHIKVEPARWYYHADRLGLLVWQDVPSTQAFDANRTPAQIAQFETEAREIVDEHRFSPAVIAYVPFNEGWGEWNLAETQRVTTSLENHDPTRLMNAHSGYNCCASKGDPGTGDMIDWHVYTGPDAPRPSASRFSVLGEFGGIGLRNPGHEYSPNGQFFAYEQVFSTAQLNDRYTGMVRDVQQLMTTKGVSAYIYTEITDVEGEYNGLFTYDRRVQKVDTNQVRAAHAGLINASRNLNSPVRLTPGHVRSFRVTTPGYTDRYLRHANSAGRTDVIGAGSADGARQDASFRTVTGLADARCHSFESVNQPGRYLRHADSRVRLDANTGGSFAADATWCARPGLAAGGTSFESLNFPGAYLRHYAENAYLARSGGPNPWDSATGFAADATWNAADPALWRSSVLLATNVRQSLRVTTWGHTDKYLRHAGSLAYTEVVSSGSSALLKADATYTVRRGLADSSCYSFESVNFPGQFLRHADSRVRNSPDDGSALFRADATFCARPGVGGAGVTFESINQPGWFLRHYESQVFISSGGDAGFNRPQTLTADSSWALAAPWAP